A window of Fragaria vesca subsp. vesca linkage group LG7, FraVesHawaii_1.0, whole genome shotgun sequence contains these coding sequences:
- the LOC101310173 gene encoding uncharacterized protein LOC101310173, whose protein sequence is MCNRGRCSIQIQGRYLSINATVFERVMGVRNIGTRVELGCVDVDDMKELGRKLCGGNEDISIDSMKQIIVAREEADDVFKSFFVMYTLVVLLCPSTPYTVDMRFLVALSDASSIGSKNWASLCFRHLLDGVVAYKNNRTGYMSGCMVFLQLFYFDAVGYSSSIVCKSVLPVVAWTSKKCKQMTEWVIGEGGFHSTFVNVGNIVAAEFGGSEAAVVFSNSVDVTVSDDMLRAMHEIDSLQNEVDRLNSVMDIMEANMDKFSSMFTEIEMISHDMTEVGLRRRFCMR, encoded by the coding sequence ATGTGCAACAGGGGGAGATGCTCTATTCAGATTCAGGGGAGATATTTGTCCATAAATGCCACTGTATTCGAACGTGTGATGGGGGTTAGGAACATCGGGACACGAGTTGAGTTGGGGTGTGTCGATGTTGATGACATGAAGGAGCTGGGAAGGAAGTTGTGTGGTGGGAATGAAGATATAAGTATAGACAGTATGAAACAAATCATTGTTGCAAGGGAGGAGGCGGATGATGTTTTCAAAAGTTTCTTTGTAATGTATACTCTAGTTGTACTGTTGTGCCCCAGCACCCCTTACACGGTTGACATGAGGTTCCTTGTTGCATTGAGTGACGCCTCATCCATTGGTAGCAAGAATTGGGCATCATTGTGTTTCAGACATCTATTAGATGGTGTTGTTGCCTATAAGAATAACCGGACTGGTTACATGAGTGGATGCATGGTGTTTTTACAATTATTTTATTTTGATGCAGTTGGATATAGCTCGTCTATTGTTTGTAAATCAGTTCTCCCAGTTGTTGCATGGACGTCAAAAAAGTGTAAGCAAATGACAGAATGGGTAATTGGAGAAGGGGGCTTCCACTCCACATTTGTTAATGTTGGCAATATTGTAGCCGCTGAATTTGGTGGAAGTGAAGCAGCAGTGGTTTTTTCCAATTCTGTTGATGTGACTGTGTCGGATGATATGTTGAGGGCCATGCATGAAATAGATAGTCTTCAAAACGAGGTAGATAGGTTAAATTCAGTGATGGATATCATGGAAGCTAACATGGATAAGTTTAGCAGCATGTTCACTGAAATAGAGATGATATCCCATGACATGACCGAAGTTGGCCTACGACGGCGTTTTTGTATGCGGTGA